The Aedes albopictus strain Foshan chromosome 2, AalbF5, whole genome shotgun sequence region atttcgtcattttagcgcgcttaattaataacttttttactatgaagtttagcgtcatggtgtcttcgggaaagtttttcactataataaggagcttcttttgagcttctgtgaaaaatgatcaatccccctaaaagtgagatagaaaatttattttttgaatttttcaagatacgaggttggtgccttcacaaaagttgtagaaaatgtagtttggaacaactttgccgaagacaccaagtttgtaactccgttacttttcaagatacgttacgttttctttcatcagccccttgaaaaaggtttttgcgcaataactttctaaaaattgattctatAATTTtatcatgttctacaaagttatagataatggaaaaacacacaactttgccgaacatgacatcccgctaattccaaaattaaaatagttataacggttttcatagttttttgggccatatttcaagcatatataacttagctataggcaattatatgcaaatttccttttacgcatgtgaaagtacatgtaattgcctctcttagaaagccaaaatcatcaaactgtaagaaactgtaagatggtttttgtatagaaacttacatccatttatgttactcttatatgggatttatatatattttcaacatatttatttgacatttcatgtcagcttgcatttttattgttattgtaagtgtgtgttaatataaagaaaggtttgtggtgcattttggatcattcgtgaagtacgttacataaaaacttaccatctaattcttttgtcttactaactcaagtgctccacgtagtccacgaaaaaagCGAAGGAAGcgccatttcttaaaaaattccaaacATGCACGTGACATGTTCTGTCAACGCTCTCACTAGGATATATCTATGTCTTCATTGGttatagtaaattataaatcCTATTGCACTTCAAAGTAAGGCTGCTGTTAAATCGTGAACCGACGAAAGAAGTTTCACTTTATGCGcttttttcgtggactacgtggagcattgcgagttagtaagaaaatagaagtagttgGTGAGTTTGTGTGTTACGTATttcatgaatgatccagaatgcacaacaaacctttctttatattaacacacacttacaataataataaaaatgcaagctgacatgaaatgtcaaataaatatgttgaaaatatatataaatcccatataagagtaacataaatggatgtaagtttctatacaaaaaccatcttacagtttcttacagtttgatgattttggctttctaagagaggcaattacatgtactttcacatgcgtaaaaggaaatttgcatataattgcctatagctaagttatatatgcttgaaatatggcccaaaaaactataaaaaccgttataactattttaattttggaattagcgagATGTCATATTcggaaaagttgtgtgtttttccattatctataactttgtagaacatgaaataaatgtagaatcaatatttagaaagttattgcgcaaaaacctttttcaaggggctgatgaaagaaaacgtaacgtatcttgaaaagtaacggagttacaaacttggtgtcttcggcaaagttgctccaaactacattttctacaacttttgtgaagacgccaacctcgtatcttgaaaaattcaaaaaataaattttctatctcacttttagggggattgatcatttttcacagaagctcaaaagaagctccttattatagtgaaaaacttccccgaagacaccatgccgctaaacttcatagtaaaaaagttattgattaagcgcgctaaaatggcgaaatcagccactgtgcgatGTGCTGATGGAACTGTTGAACCGCTCTCCGGAGAAGCCGATTCTGATCGATGGCGATAGTGGACGGGTGTTGACTCGAGGTGAGTTGCGCACCAGGGCCGTTCGGATTGCGCAGAATTTGAAGAAGCTGTTCAACAATGGCGCGAAATCGGATGAAGTCGTGACGATTGCTGCTATGGGGAATGAAAATCTGATTCCATTAGTGGTGGCTCTGCAGTTCTTGGCAGTGCCGTACAATACGCTCTATCCGAACTATACTGAGGATGAAATTGCCCACATGATGCGGCAGACTCAATCTAGGCTGGTGTTTTGCGATGCTTCGAATTATAACACCGTGAGGCAGGCATCGAAAAAGGCGGTCGCAGGAGGTGTGACAATATTTACTCTGGATCAGCTTACGGAAGGAGCGAGGTCGATCCAGGAATTGTTGGTCGAAACGGGTAGTGAGAATGAATTCAGGTAAAGTccaaaaaataatgagatttaagtCAGGCTCTAAAGATTAATTTTATATCGATTTCAGACCAACATTGGTGGAAGACACTACCAAGACAATTTGGAGTATTTTCTGTTCGTCTGGTACAACTGGACTACCGAAGGGAATATGCTTGTCGCACGCCAACAGAACGTCTTCATTTTATCCCGTGTAATTACGCAGTTTTAGTTGATATTCTTGAATCTATGGTCtgacatacttcaatttcaggAGTTTTACCAACCTGACGATTTTGGTAACAGGATCAATCCACTGGATCAGTGTCGTCTATACATACGACTTGGCCCTGTTCTACGACAGCACAGTTGTATTCACCCGGAAGCCATACTCGGAGGACCTCGTGTTCGACCTGGTGGAAAAATACCGAATCAACGTTGTCAATGGACCGCCATTTTTCGCCAGTGCTGTTGCAAATCACCCACGTGCCAAAACCACCAATCTATCTTCCGTTGCATTGTGGGGAATTGGGGGATACTTCGTATCGGACAGCGTTCGGGATTCGATGGACGCCATTCTGCCCAACGGGAAGTCGTACACATTCTACGCTTCGACGGAATGCGGTCCGATTGCCATGGATATGATGCAGCGAAAACGAGGAGCCGTGGGAACGATTTGTCCAAATATGCAGGTTCGAATCGTCGATGATGATGGGCAATTGCTTGGAACAGATGAAGTTGGGGAACTGCTTGTTAAAAGGGTGGTTCCATTTGTGGTAAGttatatcagtttttttttcatgattcaaCTAACGACACTTGTCGAATTCCAGGGTTATTACAAGAACGAAGAAGCCACCAAATCGACTATCGACGAGGACGGTTGGTTCCAAACCGGAGATGTGGGATACTTTGACGAGGACGGCTATCTGTTCCTAGTGGACCGGAAAAGTGAGATTTTCAAGTACATTGATCCGGTGTCCCCAACGGAGCTAGAAGAAGTGATCATGCAGGTAGATG contains the following coding sequences:
- the LOC109621352 gene encoding uncharacterized protein LOC109621352, producing the protein MTTYDPERRVWSGPRTGTLFDPSRSAGDPLCDVLMELLNRSPEKPILIDGDSGRVLTRGELRTRAVRIAQNLKKLFNNGAKSDEVVTIAAMGNENLIPLVVALQFLAVPYNTLYPNYTEDEIAHMMRQTQSRLVFCDASNYNTVRQASKKAVAGGVTIFTLDQLTEGARSIQELLVETGSENEFRPTLVEDTTKTIWSIFCSSGTTGLPKGICLSHANRTSSFYPVSFTNLTILVTGSIHWISVVYTYDLALFYDSTVVFTRKPYSEDLVFDLVEKYRINVVNGPPFFASAVANHPRAKTTNLSSVALWGIGGYFVSDSVRDSMDAILPNGKSYTFYASTECGPIAMDMMQRKRGAVGTICPNMQVRIVDDDGQLLGTDEVGELLVKRVVPFVGYYKNEEATKSTIDEDGWFQTGDVGYFDEDGYLFLVDRKSEIFKYIDPVSPTELEEVIMQVDGVEQVCVVGVPLENKSAELPTAVVIRQPGSAVSGEDIANYVAERVRDHMKLRGGVHFVEKLPLTSKGNVKRKEVKNMMIDMLKDAK